TCCAGGCGCAGCTCGCCAAGATCGGCCTCAAGGTGCGCATCGAGCTGGCCGATTTCCCGACCTTCCGCCGGCGCTGGCTGCAGGAGCGCCAGTGGGACCTCGTGCAGATTCAGTGGGACGCCGACCTCGACCCCGACGAGACGCTCTATCCCGAGCTGCACTCGACGGAGACGTGGAATGCCGGCAAGTGGGTGAACAAGGATTTCGACCGCGCCGTCGAGCTGGCGCGGGAGGAGAACGACTTCAAGAAGCGGAAGAAGTACTACGACGATTCCGTGCGGGCCCTCCTGGAGGATGCGCCGGTGGCCATCCTGCTCCACGTCAACGAGCAGAAGATCCACCACAAGTACGTGAAGGGCTTCCAGATGATCCCGGCCGGCCTGATCGACATGCACCGCGTCTGGCTCGACCGGGCCTGAGGCGCCTCCGACCTCCCGGTGCTCGCGGCCGTCGGCGGGCGGATGCTCGTCGCCGGCCGCGAGCCCGGGTGCATCCCGCTCGATCTCGTCGAGCGGGTCATCGGGCGCAGGGCTCGGGATTGACAATCTCCCGCTTTTCCCGATAATCCCCTCACCTTCACCGTCCTCTTGTTTCGCCCGAGCCCGCGACGCAGGGGAGGTTACACCATGAGCCGACGGTCCCTACTCGCCGCCCTGCTCCTCACGCTATGCGTCTGGACACCCGTGGCCGCTGCCCCCGAGGGCCAGTTGACCTGGGCTGTCCACGTCTCCCTCGCCCCGGCATGGTTCGACCCGGCGGAGACGGCCGGGATCATCACGCCCTTCATGTTCCTCTACGCCATCCACGATGCGCTCGTGAAGTCCATGCCCGGGAACGCGCTGGCCCCGAACCTGGCGGAGTCCTGGACCGTCTCCCCGGACTACCTCGTCTACGAGTTCGTGCTGCGCAAGGGGGTGAAGTTCCACAACGGCGAGCCGGTGACGGCCGAGGACGTCAAGTTCTCGATGGAGCGCTACCGGGGCGCGGGGGGAGGAATCTTCAAGGCGCGGATCACGAGCATCGACGTGGTGGATCCGCACCGGGTCCGTTTCCGCTTCAAGCAGCCGTGGCCCGACTTCATGACCTTCTACGGCACGCCGGCCACGGGGGCGGGGTGGATCGTGCCGAAGAAGTACGTGGAGAAGGTCGGCGACGACGGCTTCAAGAGGGCGCCCGTGGGCGCGGGGCCCTACCGGTTCGTCTCCTTCAATCCGGGCGTGGAGCTGGTGCTCGAGGCCTTCGAGGGGTACTGGCGCAAGACGCCGAGCGTGAAGCGGCTGGTGTTCAAGTCGGTGACGGAGGAGGAGACGCGGCTGGTCATGCTCAAGCGCGGCGAAGCGGACATCGCCTACTCGATCCGCGGCGCCCTGGCCGAGGAGCTACAGCGGACGCCGGGGCTCACCCTCAAGCCCAACTATCCGCCCGGCACCTTCTGGCTCGTCTTCCCCGAGCAGTGGACGGATCCCAAATCGCCGTGGACCGACCGGCGCGTGCGTCTCGCCGCCAACCATGCCATCGACCGGCCGGCCATCAACAAGGCGGAGACGCTGGGCTTCTCCAAGATCACCGGCAGCATCATCCCGGCCACCTTCGAGTTTTTCTGGTCGCCGCCCGTCCATGCCTACGATCTGGCGCGGACGAAGCGGCTCCTCGCGGAGGCGGGCTACCCCAACGGCTTCGACGCGGGCGACTACTACTGCGACGCCTCCTACGCCAACCTCGGCGAGGCGGTCGTCAACTATCTCAAGGCCGCGGGCATCCGCACGCAGCTCCGTCCGCTCGAGCGGGTGGCCTTCATCGCGAACAACCGTGACAAGAAGCTGAAGAACATAATCCAGACGGCGAGCGGGGCCGCCGGCAATGCCGCGACGCGCATCGACGCCTTCGTGGCCGCGGGCGGCACCTTCACCTACGGCACCTATCCCGACGTCGAGGGGCTGGTCCAGGAGCAGGCGAGCGAGATCGACCCGAAGAAGCGGGAGGCGATCCTCCATCGCATCCAGCAGCTCATCCACGACAAGGCGATGTTCGCGCCCATCTGGGAGCTGGCCTTCCTCAACGGCCACGGGCCGCGCGTGGCAGAGTCGGGCCTCACCCTCATCGCGGGGCACCCGTACTC
This genomic interval from Candidatus Methylomirabilota bacterium contains the following:
- a CDS encoding ABC transporter substrate-binding protein — its product is QAQLAKIGLKVRIELADFPTFRRRWLQERQWDLVQIQWDADLDPDETLYPELHSTETWNAGKWVNKDFDRAVELAREENDFKKRKKYYDDSVRALLEDAPVAILLHVNEQKIHHKYVKGFQMIPAGLIDMHRVWLDRA
- a CDS encoding ABC transporter substrate-binding protein — translated: MSRRSLLAALLLTLCVWTPVAAAPEGQLTWAVHVSLAPAWFDPAETAGIITPFMFLYAIHDALVKSMPGNALAPNLAESWTVSPDYLVYEFVLRKGVKFHNGEPVTAEDVKFSMERYRGAGGGIFKARITSIDVVDPHRVRFRFKQPWPDFMTFYGTPATGAGWIVPKKYVEKVGDDGFKRAPVGAGPYRFVSFNPGVELVLEAFEGYWRKTPSVKRLVFKSVTEEETRLVMLKRGEADIAYSIRGALAEELQRTPGLTLKPNYPPGTFWLVFPEQWTDPKSPWTDRRVRLAANHAIDRPAINKAETLGFSKITGSIIPATFEFFWSPPVHAYDLARTKRLLAEAGYPNGFDAGDYYCDASYANLGEAVVNYLKAAGIRTQLRPLERVAFIANNRDKKLKNIIQTASGAAGNAATRIDAFVAAGGTFTYGTYPDVEGLVQEQASEIDPKKREAILHRIQQLIHDKAMFAPIWELAFLNGHGPRVAESGLTLIAGHPYSSPYEDLRLKGK